Proteins encoded together in one Quercus lobata isolate SW786 chromosome 3, ValleyOak3.0 Primary Assembly, whole genome shotgun sequence window:
- the LOC115981987 gene encoding NADH dehydrogenase [ubiquinone] 1 alpha subcomplex subunit 2, whose protein sequence is MAWRGQLSRNLKELRILLCQTSPASSSTRAFVEKNYKELKTLNPKLPILIRESRGIEPQLWARYDMGVERSVRLEGLSEAQILKALEDLGKVGASLKA, encoded by the exons atggcgTGGAGGGGACAACTATCTCGGAATCTGAAGGAGCTTCGGATCCTACTATGTCAAACCTCTCCAGCAAGCTCATCCACTAG AGCATTCGTGGAGAAGAACTACAAGGAGCTGAAGACACTGAACCCCAAACTCCCAATCTTGATCCGCGAAAGCCGTGGGATCGAGCCCCAGTTATGGGCTAGATATG ACATGGGTGTCGAGAGGAGTGTTCGTTTGGAAGGCTTGTCTGAGGCACAGATTTTGAAGGCACTTGAAGACCTAGGAAAAGTAGGGGCATCTCTTAAAGCCTGA
- the LOC115981989 gene encoding heparan-alpha-glucosaminide N-acetyltransferase produces the protein MAMYEPIRGHDEAEEEKKKRGVECCSGDVHVDGVVDDVEMAIHSRSSTSATSKIEDEGSKQRRLHQHQHQPPPKPQSQRLVSLDVFRGLTVALMILVDNAGGVLPAINHSPWNGVTLADFVMPFFLFIVGVSLALTYKKLSCSTVATRKAIVRTLKLLLLGLFFQGGFLHGINNLTYGVDIEQIRWLGILQRIAIAYLLTALCEIWLKGVDNVNSGSSLLRKYRFQWFFALMLTTLYLFLLYGLYVPDWEYQIPIKSSSSAPKMFSVKCGVRGDTEPACNAVGMIDRKILGINHLYRRPVYARTEQCSINSPDYGPLPSDAPSWCQAPFDPEGLLSSVMAIVTCLVGLHYGHIIVHFKDHKDRIFHWMITTSCLILLGLSLDLCGMHLNKVLYSFSYMCFTAGVAGILFAAIYLMVDVCGYRRLTLVMEWMGMHALMIYIIAACNIVPVVLQGFYWGRPQNNILRLIGIGS, from the exons ATGGCGATGTACGAGCCTATTAGAGGACACGATGAAgcagaagaagagaagaagaagcgtgGAGTGGAGTGTTGTTCTGGAGATGTACACGTAGATGGAGTAGTAGATGATGTTGAAATGGCTATTCATTCGAGATCCAGCACCTCTGCTACTAGTAAGATTGAAGATGAAGGCTCTAAGCAAAGGCGCCtccaccaacaccaacaccaaccaCCCCCAAAACCACAATCACAACGTCTCGTTTCGCTTGACGTTTTTCGCGGTCTCACTGTTGCG CTAATGATACTCGTGGATAATGCTGGTGGAGTCCTCCCTGCTATTAATCATTCACCTTGGAATGGTGTAACCCTTGCAGATTTTGTCATGCCATTTTTCCTCTTTATTGTTGGTGTTTCACTCGCACTTACCTACAAG AAATTGTCATGCAGTACGGTTGCAACTAGAAAAGCAATAGTGCGGACTCTAAAGCTTTTACTACTAGGCCTTTTCTTTCAAG GTGGTTTCCTCCATGGCATAAATAATTTAACTTATGGTGTGGATATTGAACAGATAAGATGGTTGGGTATACTACAG AGAATTGCAATAGCGTATCTGCTGACAGCTTTGTGTGAGATTTGGTTGAAGGGTGTTGATAATGTTAATTCAGGATCATCTCTTCTCAGGAAATATCGATTTCAGTG GTTTTTCGCCTTGATGCTTACCACTCTATATCTTTTCTTGTTATATGGCTTGTATGTTCCTGATTGGGAGTATCAAATTCCAATAAAATCCTCCTCATCTGCACCAAAAATGTTTTCT GTGAAATGTGGAGTGCGTGGTGACACTGAGCCAGCTTGTAATGCTGTTGGAATGATCGACCGTAAGATATTGGGTATAAATCATTTATACAGAAGGCCAGTCTATGCACGAACAGAG CAATGCAGTATTAACTCCCCAGATTATGGCCCATTACCGTCTGATGCTCCATCGTGGTGTCAAGCCCCTTTTGATCCTGAAGGGCTTCTAAG TTCAGTGATGGCCATTGTTACCTGCTTGGTTGGTTTGCATTATGGGCACATTATTGTCCATTTTAAG GACCATAAAGATAGGATCTTTCACTGGATGATTACAACCTCTTGTCTCATTCTCTTGGGCCTTTCCTTGGACTTATGTG GGATGCATTTAAACAAGGTTCTTTACTCATTCAGTTACATGTGTTTCACTGCTGGTGTTGCTGGCATTCTCTTTGCTGCAATTTACTTGATG GTTGATGTGTGTGGCTATAGGCGCCTGACCTTGGTGATGGAGTGGATGGGTATGCATGCTCTGATGATTTATATTATTGCAGCCTGCAATATCGTGCCAGTTGTCCTCCAGGGATTCTATTGGGGCCGGCCTCAGAATAATATT cttaggttaattggaattggATCATGA